Proteins from a genomic interval of Papaver somniferum cultivar HN1 chromosome 4, ASM357369v1, whole genome shotgun sequence:
- the LOC113275548 gene encoding F-box protein At5g49610-like → MESSSSCWNTFFKECFPRGKKQIMNKKRKTQGTGEEQENPEKRLICRSTATTTTTSIAELPPEVIYEILTRISVAPLLSHCRLVCKEWERLTYDSEFKLIHSQRTPTISGYLIQISNPREEHFNFVSLVNQSPALPSPTLDFLPGHVEILSSSSPHGLLSCISYSKQAGTSYYICKPSTGEYRKIPSPKTNQYRTLKTAINVKKSSSPMHYNIIRFSTSPGYLVYHCEIFDSESWEWIMLDNIIVGSDDDQFKPSSFLGSATDPGLLIHGAIHSLSYDGHITALDTNIYGGSWRTISQPNEKLEDAGGWGVEKKLVECEGEVGLLYLELFEKWLELWVLQDYSSTDETKWCKTYRVDLGLTNLGLLGSGKILLDLYTKHIILMKTENDIIWYDCKTGTKTVALQLQPGFSVLQVHQICSDLLDCFL, encoded by the exons ATGGAATCATCTTCATCCTGTtggaatacatttttcaaagaaTGCTTTCCGCGAGGAAAGAAACAG ATCATGAACAAGAAGAGAAAAACACAAGGAACTGGAGAGGAACAGGAAAATCCAGAAAAAAGGCTCATATGCAGGTCAActgctactactactactacttcaATTGCTGAACTTCCTCCGGAAGTGATTTATGAGATCCTAACAAGAATATCAGTTGCTCCACTTCTTAGTCATTGTCGATTAGTTTGCAAAGAATGGGAGAGGTTAACTTACGATTCTGAATTCAAACTCATTCACTCCCAAAGGACTCCAACTATTTCAGGTTACTTGATTCAGATATCAAACCCAAGGGAAGAACACTTCAACTTTGTTTCGTTGGTAAACCAATCCCCTGCACTTCCGTCTCCTACACTTGATTTCTTACCAGGGCATGTAGAAATCCTATCCTCATCATCCCCTCATGGTTTGCTTTCTTGTATCAGTTACAGCAAGCAAGCTGGCACTTCATACTACATTTGCAAGCCATCCACAGGAGAATACCGAAAGATTCCAAGCCCTAAGACAAATCAATATCGAACTCTGAAGACTGCCATTAATGTTAAAAAGTCTAGCAGCCCTATGCATTATAACATAATTCGCTTCTCCACTTCTCCTGGTTATCTTGTGTATCACTGTGAGATATTCGACTCAGAAAGCTGGGAATGGATAATGCTTGACAACATAATTGTTGGTAGCGATGATGATCAATTCAAACCTTCTTCTTTTCTTGGATCAGCGACTGATCCTGGGCTTCTCATACATGGAGCCATTCACTCGCTATCATATGACGGACACATTACGGCACTAGACACCAATATTTACGGTGGAAGTTGGAGGACCATTTCACAACCAAATGAAAAACTGGAAGATGCCGGTGGCTGGGGTGTTGAGAAGAAACTAGTAGAATGTGAAGGAGAAGTAGGCTTGCTATACCTTGAATTGTTTGAAAAATGGCTGGAGCTTTGGGTGTTACAAGACTACTCTTCAACAGATGAAACAAAATGGTGCAAGACATACAGAGTAGACCTGGGACTCACTAACCTCGGACTTCTTGGATCTGGTAAAATACTACTCGACTTATATACCAAACACATCATTCTAATGAAGACTGAGAATGATATCATTTGGTATGATTGCAAAACTGGAACTAAAACTGTGGCCCTTCAACTTCAACCTGGATTTTCAGTTCTACAAGTTCACCAAATTTGCTCTGATTTACTTGATTGCTTTCTTTGA